Within Romboutsia sp. CE17, the genomic segment TAAAATAGGAATAGCACTTCTTAACAAAGGTCTTAATAATCAATACAGTATTGAAAGAATTATTAATGGAAGTCAAAGATATACAATTTATAAAAATTATTTATTTAAAGAATACTTAATAGAAGTTGGAGATAATAGGGATGGATATCTATCTTATATTGGAGCTAAAGGCAGATCAGGAGACCTTCAAAAGATAAGTATTGAAAAAGACTTCTTTATTAAATTTATTAATATTAATAAATTTAATGGATACAATTTTTATAATTATAAAAATAAAATTGTAGATATCTAAGGGAGGAATAATATGAATTTAAGAAAATCAACAGAACATGATGTAAACAGTATAATGAATATAATACAGCAAGCACAGGAATATTTTAAAGAAAATGGTATAGATCAATGGCAAAATGGTTATCCAAATCATGATACTATAAAAAATGATATAAATAATGAAGAATCTTATGTATTAGTAAGTAATGATGATATAATTGCTACAGCGTCATTATCATTTAATGGAGAGGAAACATATAATGTAATTTATGATGGAGAATGGTTAAGTTATGATAAATATGCTGTTATACATAGAGTAGCA encodes:
- a CDS encoding GNAT family N-acetyltransferase encodes the protein MNLRKSTEHDVNSIMNIIQQAQEYFKENGIDQWQNGYPNHDTIKNDINNEESYVLVSNDDIIATASLSFNGEETYNVIYDGEWLSYDKYAVIHRVAVQSNCKGKGISGKVFDKLEKICLSNNIRSIKIDTHKDNISMQNLLKKCGFKQCGRILLTDNSERIAFEKLL